A single genomic interval of Caretta caretta isolate rCarCar2 chromosome 23, rCarCar1.hap1, whole genome shotgun sequence harbors:
- the LOC125627915 gene encoding galactoside alpha-(1,2)-fucosyltransferase 2-like, translated as MTAPDSWVPFRLPLQLSLYLLAIMTLSIFLHLSSRFPTARLRHPSLNATKGSPATPPTTTPATERGMWTVNSIGRLGNQMGEYATLYALAKMNGRQAYILPQMHQQLAPVFRITLPVISNDVVRSIPWRNYGLHDWMSEEYRHIKGKYVRLTGYPCSWTFYHHLRQEILQEFSFHDHVKEEANRYLAGLRGQRRNVTYVGVHVRRGDYVRVMPQIWKGVVADKAYLEKAMGYFRAKYQEPVFVVTSNGMEWCRENIDASRGDVYFSGDGKESSPGRDFALLAHCNHTIMTIGTFGIWVGYLVGGETIYLANYTLPDSPFLRVFKPEAAFLPEWIGINADLSPLRSRT; from the coding sequence ATGACggccccggactcctgggtccccttCCGGCTGCCCCTCCAGCTCAGCCTCTACCTACTGGCCATCATGACCCTCTCCATATTCCTCCACCTGAGCAGCAGGTTCCCCACTGCAAGACTGAGGCATCCTTCCTTGAACGCAACGAAGGGGTCCCCAGCCACGCCCCCCACCACAACCCCTGCCACGGAGCGGGGCATGTGGACCGTGAACTCCATCGGGCGGCTGGGGAACCAGATGGGGGAATACGCCACCCTCTATGCCCTGGCCAAGATGAACGGGCGCCAGGCCTACATCCTCCCACAGATGCACCAGCAGCTGGCACCGGTCTTCCGCATCACCCTGCCCGTGATCTCCAACGACGTGGTCCGGAGCATCCCATGGAGGAACTATGGGCTCCACGACTGGATGTCGGAGGAGTACAGGCACATCAAGGGGAAATACGTCCGGCTGACGGGCTACCCCTGCTCCTGGACCTTCTACCACCACCTCCGGCAGGAGATCCTCCAGGAATTCTCCTTCCACGACCATGTCAAGGAGGAGGCCAACCGGTACCTGGCCGGGCTGCGTGGGCAGCGCCGGAACGTGACCTACGTGGGTGTCCACGTCCGGAGGGGGGACTACGTCCGGGTGATGCCACAGATCTGGAAGGGGGTGGTGGCGGACAAGGCCTACCTGGAGAAGGCCATGGGCTACTTCCGGGCCAAGTACCAGGAGCCGGTCTTCGTGGTGACCAGCAATGGGATGGAGTGGTGCCGGGAGAACATCGATGCCTCACGGGGAGACGTGTATTTCTCGGGGGACGGGAAGGAGTCGTCGCCAGGGAGGGATTTCGCTCTCTTGGCTCATTGCAACCACACGATCATGACCATTGGGACCTTCGGCATCTGGGTCGGCTACCTAGTCGGTGGGGAAACCATCTACTTAGCCAACTACACCCTCCCCGACTCCCCCTTCCTCCGGGTCTTCAAGCCTGAGGCTGCCTTCCTCCCCGAGTGGATCGGGATCAACGCTGATCTCTCCCCACTGCGGAGTAGGACATAG
- the LOC125627884 gene encoding galactoside alpha-(1,2)-fucosyltransferase 2-like has product MTALVSWVPFRSPLQLSVFLLAILTLSIFLNLRGWFPAQGQRLPSSNAMGWPPAMSPILPPTTPPATERGMWTVNSLGRLGNQMGEYATLYALAKMNGHQAYILPEMHQHLAPVFRITLPVISSNMVRSIPWRNYALHNWMSEEYRHIKGKYVRLTGYPWSWTFYHHLRQEILQEFSFHDHVKEEANRYLAGLRGQRRNVTYVGVHVRRGDYVRVMAERWKGVVADKAYLEKAMGYFRAKYQEPVFVVTSNGMEWCRENIDTSRGDVYFSGDGKESSPGGDFALLVHCNHTIMTIGSFGIWASYLAGGETIYLSNYMLPNSPSLRSFKPAAVFLPDWIGINADLSPLLNGTERQKGARPQATNRTRRDSGPATSQGRGRWRVQSASEQMLVRHRVGSRQPGSLLPTLS; this is encoded by the coding sequence ATGACTGCCCTGGTCTCCTGGGTCCCCTTCCGGTCGCCCCTCCAGCTCTCCGTCTTCCTGCTGGCCATCTTGACCCTCTCCATCTTCCTCAACTTGAGGGGCTGGTTCCCTGCCCAAGGACAGAGACTGCCCTCCTCCAATGCCATGGGGTGGCCCCCAGCCATGTCAcccatcctgccccccaccacaccccctgcCACGGAGCGGGGCATGTGGACCGTGAACTCCCTCGGGCGGCTGGGGAACCAGATGGGGGAATACGCCACCCTCTACGCCCTGGCCAAGATGAACGGGCACCAGGCCTACATCCTCCCGGAGATGCACCAACATCTGGCACCGGTCTTCCGCATCACCCTGCCCGTGATCTCCAGCAACATGGTCCGGAGCATCCCGTGGAGGAATTACGCGCTACACAATTGGATGTCGGAGGAGTACAGGCACATCAAGGGGAAATACGTCCGGCTGACGGGCTACCCCTGGTCCTGGACCTTCTACCACCACCTCCGGCAGGAGATCCTCCAGGAATTCTCCTTCCACGACCACGTCAAGGAGGAGGCCAACCGGTACCTGGCCGGGCTGCGTGGGCAGCGCCGGAACGTGACCTACGTGGGTGTCCACGTCCGGAGGGGGGACTACGTCCGGGTGATGGCCGAGCGCTGGAAGGGGGTGGTGGCGGACAAGGCCTACCTGGAGAAGGCCATGGGCTACTTCCGGGCCAAGTACCAGGAGCCGGTCTTCGTGGTGACCAGCAACGGGATGGAGTGGTGCCGGGAGAACATCGACACCTCCCGGGGAGACGTGTATTTCTCGGGGGACGGGAAGGAGTCGTCGCCGGGGGGGGATTTCGCTCTCTTGGTCCATTGCAACCATACGATCATGACCATCGGGAGCTTCGGCATTTGGGCCAGCTACCTGGCTGGGGGGGAGACCATCTACTTGTCCAACTACATGCTCCCCAATTCCCCCTCCCTGCGGTCCTTCAAGCCTGCGGCCGTCTTCCTCCCTGACTGGATCGGGATTAACGCTGATCTCTCTCCGCTGCTGAATGGGACAGAGCGGCAGAAAGGAGCCCGCCCACAGGCTACCAACAGGACCCGCAGGGATAGCGGGCCAGCCACCAGCCAGGGAAGAGGGCGCTGGAGAGTTCAGAGTGCATCAGAGCAGATGTTGGTCAGGCACAGGGTGGGGTCAAGACAACCTGGCTCCCTTCTGCCAACTTTGTCCTAG